Proteins from a single region of Methanotorris igneus Kol 5:
- the radA gene encoding DNA repair and recombination protein RadA, with product MADDLTKLPGVGQSIAEKLIEAGYIDYMKIATATIGELSEIDGISEKAAAKIIAAAREYCNIGFKSGADLLNQRKTVWKLSTGSKELDNILDGGLESQSVTEFAGMFGSGKTQIMHQACVNLQCEDRIIADDSIKDEILEKPLKAVYIDTEGTFRPERIMQMAEALGIDGKDVLDNTFVARAYNSDMQMLFAEKIEDLIKEGHNIKLVVVDSLTSTFRNEYTGRGKLAERQQKLGRHMATLNKLADLYNCVVIVTNQVAARPDAFFGSSEQAIGGHIVGHAATFRIFLRKAKGDKRVAKLYDSPHLPDAEAMFRITEKGIHD from the coding sequence ATGGCTGATGACTTAACCAAATTACCCGGTGTTGGACAATCAATCGCAGAGAAATTAATAGAAGCAGGATATATTGATTACATGAAAATTGCAACTGCAACAATTGGGGAACTTTCTGAAATTGATGGTATTAGCGAGAAGGCAGCAGCAAAGATAATCGCAGCGGCGAGAGAATACTGCAACATTGGATTTAAATCAGGAGCAGATTTGTTAAATCAGAGGAAAACTGTTTGGAAACTTTCAACTGGAAGTAAAGAATTGGATAACATACTTGATGGGGGATTGGAAAGTCAGTCAGTCACAGAATTTGCTGGAATGTTCGGTTCTGGAAAAACTCAAATAATGCATCAAGCATGCGTAAACTTGCAATGTGAAGATAGAATAATTGCTGACGATAGCATAAAAGATGAAATCTTAGAAAAACCTTTAAAGGCAGTTTATATTGATACTGAGGGGACATTTAGGCCAGAAAGAATTATGCAAATGGCTGAAGCATTGGGTATAGATGGGAAAGATGTTTTAGATAATACATTTGTTGCAAGGGCATACAACTCAGATATGCAAATGCTCTTTGCAGAAAAAATAGAGGATTTAATAAAAGAAGGGCACAACATAAAGTTAGTTGTTGTAGATTCATTGACAAGTACCTTTAGAAATGAATACACTGGAAGAGGAAAATTGGCTGAGAGACAGCAAAAACTTGGTAGACACATGGCAACACTCAATAAATTGGCTGATTTATATAACTGCGTTGTTATTGTAACAAACCAAGTAGCAGCAAGACCTGATGCGTTCTTTGGATCATCAGAGCAAGCAATTGGTGGACACATTGTTGGACACGCAGCAACTTTCAGGATATTCTTAAGGAAGGCAAAAGGAGATAAAAGAGTGGCAAAACTTTACGATTCCCCACACTTACCTGATGCAGAGGCAATGTTTAGAATAACTGAGAAAGGAATCCATGATTAA
- a CDS encoding cell wall-binding repeat-containing protein, with the protein MVKRLLLLLLALLVPTVSATNVILVSDNQADYLTATNIASLFNDTEVVVAPWGIYNESVVNEILKLNPEQVIIIGGPVAVPDEYVEKLENLGIKVERIAGKDRYETNKEVIEKFKEKLKEKKVVVVHGDVGFLVNISKDTIVILTNGVNLTVDVDELEPKEVEVVEDPVANLTGIAKKLENHGLKVKINVVPEHALEKVLENRIKELKTKIKVLKKQGVDTEDLEDELKDLEEMLKEKNYDDAYKLMLEIKNKEMVKIKLKLHVHGKGNEKLKLELEVKHKKKGKEDEEEIENETEVEHEYENGSKYEYKYEYEYGNGTKYKYEHKYEYEENKYESEEEHEVETSINNTLVNESATIDTTLEIDDHELEESNEVDTHNDIGSNEVEIEHESETENEIK; encoded by the coding sequence ATGGTAAAAAGACTACTTTTATTATTGCTTGCTTTATTAGTTCCTACAGTATCTGCGACAAATGTTATATTGGTCAGTGACAACCAAGCAGATTACTTAACTGCAACGAACATCGCTTCATTATTTAACGATACAGAAGTTGTTGTAGCACCATGGGGGATTTACAACGAGAGTGTAGTTAATGAGATATTAAAATTAAATCCAGAGCAAGTTATAATCATTGGGGGGCCAGTAGCTGTTCCTGATGAATATGTTGAAAAATTAGAAAATCTTGGCATTAAAGTCGAGAGAATTGCAGGTAAAGACAGATACGAAACAAACAAAGAAGTTATAGAGAAATTCAAAGAAAAATTAAAAGAAAAGAAAGTAGTTGTTGTTCATGGAGATGTTGGGTTTTTAGTAAATATTAGTAAAGACACAATTGTTATATTGACAAATGGGGTGAACTTAACAGTTGATGTAGATGAATTGGAGCCTAAAGAGGTTGAAGTTGTTGAAGATCCAGTAGCAAATTTAACAGGCATTGCAAAGAAATTGGAAAACCATGGACTCAAAGTGAAAATTAATGTTGTTCCTGAGCATGCATTGGAAAAAGTCTTGGAGAACAGAATAAAAGAATTAAAAACAAAAATTAAAGTTTTGAAAAAGCAAGGTGTAGACACTGAGGATTTAGAAGATGAATTGAAAGATCTTGAGGAAATGCTTAAAGAGAAAAATTATGATGACGCGTATAAGTTGATGTTAGAGATTAAAAACAAGGAAATGGTAAAAATAAAACTTAAATTACATGTTCATGGGAAGGGCAATGAAAAATTAAAATTGGAATTAGAGGTAAAACATAAGAAGAAGGGTAAAGAAGATGAAGAAGAAATAGAGAATGAGACCGAAGTAGAACATGAATACGAAAATGGAAGCAAATATGAATACAAATATGAATACGAATATGGAAATGGAACCAAATACAAGTATGAGCATAAATATGAATATGAAGAAAACAAATATGAAAGTGAAGAAGAACATGAAGTTGAAACATCAATCAACAACACATTAGTAAATGAATCCGCAACAATCGATACTACATTAGAGATAGATGATCATGAATTAGAAGAAAGTAATGAAGTGGATACTCACAATGATATAGGCAGCAATGAAGTAGAAATTGAACATGAGTCAGAAACTGAAAATGAAATTAAATGA
- a CDS encoding DUF366 family protein yields the protein MHAEILDVGFMNVVFPKGRIKYTGKEIEPLWAFNMFDVQKDSIVAFRGGMEVKIENMKDLKDVKEEGEFKIPIKGDDCIHFIVEHFDNPDLKMIYLRQRILICIAKDTIESFGVKLDREGDDLYCNGKKLSVCIATRGVSSAKIHLGINVNSKGIPEHVEGIGLEDIGIFDIEEVMRKIAISYAKEMEKIEKDIRKTAPLY from the coding sequence ATGCATGCGGAGATTTTAGATGTTGGATTTATGAATGTTGTATTCCCAAAAGGGAGAATAAAATACACTGGGAAAGAGATAGAACCATTGTGGGCATTTAATATGTTTGATGTCCAAAAAGATAGTATTGTGGCATTTAGGGGAGGAATGGAGGTCAAAATAGAAAATATGAAAGATTTGAAAGATGTTAAAGAAGAGGGAGAGTTTAAAATCCCAATTAAGGGAGATGACTGCATACACTTCATAGTTGAGCATTTTGACAATCCAGATTTGAAAATGATTTATTTGCGGCAGAGGATTTTAATTTGCATTGCTAAAGATACCATTGAGAGTTTTGGGGTTAAGTTAGATAGGGAAGGGGATGATTTATACTGCAACGGTAAAAAATTATCTGTTTGCATAGCAACAAGAGGGGTAAGTTCTGCAAAGATTCATTTGGGGATTAATGTTAATTCAAAAGGCATTCCAGAGCATGTTGAAGGCATTGGATTGGAGGATATTGGCATTTTTGATATTGAAGAGGTTATGAGGAAGATTGCCATTAGCTATGCAAAAGAAATGGAAAAAATTGAAAAAGACATTAGAAAAACAGCTCCATTATACTAA